From one Lasioglossum baleicum chromosome 11, iyLasBale1, whole genome shotgun sequence genomic stretch:
- the Ppn gene encoding proteoglycan-like sulfated glycoprotein papilin isoform X3, whose amino-acid sequence MTAARSTWSSVLLILIIGLSVRDTFARHHHIKLRHERHRRQHGESYLHSSSVLDTDEPERGTWGPWSSPSSCSRSCGGGVSHQTRQCLDVDDNGYNKCTGATRRFFSCNVQECPEGSKDFRTEQCAEFNSVPFEGVNYDWIPYTGGPNKCELNCMPRGERFFYRHKLSVIDGTPCEPEKNDVCVEGKCVHVGCDMMLGSNVQEDACRECGGDGSDCNTVSGLFDSDDLQVGYIDILVIPRGATNIEVKEIQSSNNYLAVRNTTGHYYLNGNWRIDFPRSLKFAGTIFHYSRDPQGFSAPDTITALGPTNEPIYVVLLYQDHNVGVNYEYSMPKKFSQQTDADSYTWIADEFSSCSATCGRGYQSRRVACVRRRDSRPVDDSLCDPQMEPADTVSCNPDPCPPVWVEGEWGPCSKHCGEGGEQTREIKCEQVIAGEIPSVVDDSQCLEKVGPKGPTSQECNKDLQCPQFHTGPWKPCDRLCGPGKETRKVTCYKKENGKIQVLEDQECEGEVPEREKPCELRPCDGLDWVTSDWSGCDDKCGLTQETRTAHCATQDGTVYPDDKCEPEKKPELSRECEGKKDCEFLWFGSQWSDCSAKCGSGVQTRKVFCGTFDGDTVKKVSEEKCDASKKFNDTEVCTVEEDCKGEWFAGPWSECSKPCGGGSMNRAVICMRDNMTVPTKQCDMNTIIFATEDCNKQPCEDDEVIPVSPETIKDLADKDEDEDECEVYEDEDFVTVSSSLASGDDKSSKPDATLSTSDMDDEETTSKSDDMLTKSSMDDVMLGDDAGFTVARGDISPGETGSGEGSGTDFTDILAGAYTPEFGSTFEGSGTEITTDETGDFTTVSGETEVTDETATEESTVSGATEETGATGASTPETSDGTSEMPGTTESSETDATPASGETTEPGPTTSASETGSPVTGATEDTTDDLPSGFEHEPKGVTSEPETTESGATEGTTESGPTESTVSTESPETTESGPTTESGATEATESTESGATTESTESAMTETTESGQTTESGQTTESGMSTESGQTTESGQTTESGQTTESGQTTESGQTTESGQTTESGQTTESGQTTESGQTTESGQTTESGMTTESGTTETTESGQTTESGQTTESGETTESGQTTESGITTESGMTTESAESTTEESTVSGETTESGETTESGGTTESGETTPTDVTESTVSGLTPSTEDEEGVTPVSELWTTLMPDVTTRKQRVCKVPKKKACKTKPFGCCYDGITAAKGPFGQGCPTPKTCNDTKYGCCPDGVSAATGSDNRGCPESHCSETLFGCCPDGVTASEGNDFEGCKKPCNQTEFGCCPDKETPASGKDNMGCCNVTTFGCCPDGIKPASGPDEEGCKEEVISVTPVTDVYDVSTTVEDCANTTYGCCPDGVSAATGSNFEGCGVINTENCTASYFGCCPDSRAPALGPSNYGCRMPCENTTYGCCEDNTTPAHGPQREGCCLSTQYKCCPDNILPARGPNFYGCGCQYTRFGCCPDNSTAARGPQNEGCGCKYTPNGCCPNRFTPATGPNYEGCQCYTYQFGCCPDGVTIAKGPRLQGCGCENTEHKCCSDGKTPAKGPNFAGCSCDASKYDCCPDGVEEAQGENFEGCLTVPSTPGAACVLDKDRGSCRDFTVNWYFNTEYGGCSRFWYGGCDGNENRFKTQEECKEVCVQPKGKDACYLPKIPGPCEGYFPTWYYDSGRKQCGQFVYGGCLGNANKFKSREECEELCVVPTDLDPCEQPKEVGPCQGNFTRWFFNADSQTCETYKYGGCKGNDNNFATEIACHQQCLQPKGRKDSCLLPRAEGNCGEKQPRWFFDQSENQCMPFYYTGCGGNKNNFESRDACEFDCPPKTEQDSCLLPALSGECHNYTQRWYYDSYEQQCRQFYYGGCGGNENNFQSEQDCLNRCQTALTTPAPPSVVADFRPDFCFLPDEHGPCSEDHIKWFYDSRDGVCKQFRFGGCQSNGNNFNSREECEYRCGDVQDPCSLPRVVGPCNGFDKQYFYDHRTDSCYEFEYSGCQGNKNRFQDQASCERKCKRTFVTSPPVHNITVTPPPPVETVTKSPICYAPIDPGNCDQDITAYYYDIQNQRCQAFIYGGCDGNANRFQTEEQCERLCGKFHGQDMCNLPPDRGECRGAFPKFFYDTVSRICREFQYGGCEGNANRFSSISECESICIHHEEPVPAGNDTNASNLSICKEPVDSGSCTSDSMIKRFYFDEEYQTCRAFIYTGCGGNRNRFKTFEACIHTCLQPTNEIDVDTPGYRTDPCAEAREECEAIRCPYGTEAFVDEQDCQRCRCVDPCRTQICPDGSKCAIILAATKDGTEYKGVCRPTTKPGNCPNVTNSTRCEQECVTDADCTEDRKCCDNGCGTSCLEPAVEEVPTTLRPWVTSPPAGAEPASIQQPEEPRVSAQEGGYVTLTCIARGNPRPSITWRKDTSLIATSENRRRILHDGSLQIINLYKYDGGTYICIADNGLGPPVRLEYQLVVTEPREMTASILGEPNTVVTITMNSPISLHCYAIGWPRPFVTWWRGHDIVPLTSDVYEQDSDSTLIIRSVTLPTLGVYTCQAFNAIGRAASWSVTLQAIGPVYNVKPEYEQYTRYLVEPPSKPQYPYRPNRNETVTYQTYAPVYPTRQTHIPTVSPIGVLTTQPATASRYIVPVNVSISIGQNQFPEESDINIVCNVDGYPIPRVSWYKDDELIHPNERVQINELNKLVINNANKEDSGRYRCEATNEYSSASESVDIQVAGIFIHPNCQDNAFFANCRLIVKAKYCTHKYYAKFCCRSCTEAGQLPSRGSHLNNSLRRRRDVLKSLV is encoded by the exons GAATGTCCCGAAGGTTCAAAAGATTTCCGTACAGAACAGTGTGCGGAATTCAACAGCGTTCCCTTCGAAGGAGTCAACTACGA TTGGATCCCTTACACCGGCGGTCCGAACAAGTGCGAATTGAATTGCATGCCGCGGGGCGAGCGTTTCTTCTACAGGCACAAGCTGTCGGTGATCGACGGGACGCCTTGCGAGCCCGAGAAGAACGACGTCTGCGTCGAAGGCAAATGCGTG CACGTCGGATGCGACATGATGCTGGGAAGCAACGTGCAGGAAGACGCTTGCAGAGAATGCGGCGGTGACGGATCCGATTGTAACACTGTCTCTGGACTATTCGACAGCGATGATCTACAAGTCG GGTACATCGACATCCTGGTGATCCCGAGGGGAGCGACGAACATAGAGGTGAAGGAGATCCAGTCGTCGAACAATTActtag CCGTTAGAAACACGACGGGCCACTATTATCTGAACGGAAACTGGAGGATAGACTTCCCACGAAGCCTGAAATTCGCTGGAACCATATTCCATTATTCGAGAGACCCGCAAGGATTCTCGGCACCCGACACCATTACCGCCTTGGGGCCGACGAATGAACCAATTTACGTGGTG CTACTGTATCAAGACCATAATGTCGGAGTGAACTACGAGTACAGTATGCCAAAGAAATTCTCCCAGCAAACAGACGCAGACAGCTACACCTGGATAGCCGATGAGTTTTCAAGCTGCAGCGCGACTTGTGGCAGAG GTTATCAGTCAAGAAGAGTAGCCTGTGTGAGAAGAAGGGACAGCCGGCCAGTGGATGATAGCCTCTGCGATCCACAGATGGAACCAGCTGACACAGTGTCCTGTAACCCGGACCCCTGTCCACCTGTGTGGGTGGAGGGCGAATGGGGTCCATGCAGCAAGCACTGCGGGGAAGGAGGTGAGCAGACCCGAGAGATCAAATGCGAGCAGgtcatcgccggtgaaataccatcGGTGGTGGACGATAGCCAGTGTCTGGAGAAGGTGGGACCAAAAGGGCCAACCAGCCAGGAGTGTAACAAAGATCTACAGTGCCCTCAATTCCACACTGGACCATGGAAACCG TGCGATCGTCTATGCGGGCCAGGCAAGGAAACAAGAAAAGTGACATGCTACAAGAAAGAAAATGGCAAGATCCAAGTGTTGGAGGACCAAGAATGCGAAGGCGAGGTTCCAGAGCGTGAGAAGCCCTGCGAATTGAGACCTTGCGATGGCCTCGACTGGGTCACGTCGGATTGGAGTGGT TGCGATGACAAATGCGGACTGACTCAAGAGACGAGAACCGCTCACTGCGCCACGCAAGACGGCACCGTTTATCCGGATGACAAgtgcgagcctgagaagaagccAGAATTGAGCCGGGAATGCGAGGGAAAGAAGGATTGCGAGTTCCTCTGGTTTGGATCTCAGTGGAGCGAC TGTTCAGCGAAATGCGGTTCGGGCGTGCAGACTCGCAAGGTGTTCTGCGGCACGTTCGACGGAGACACGGTGAAGAAGGTGTCGGAGGAGAAGTGCGACGCGAGCAAGAAGTTCAACGACACAGAAGTTTGCACCGTCGAGGAGGATTGCAAAGGCGAATGGTTCGCCGGGCCATGGAGCGAG TGTTCGAAACCATGCGGCGGCGGCAGCATGAACCGCGCGGTGATTTGCATGAGGGACAACATGACGGTACCCACGAAACAGTGTGACATGAACACGATCATTTTCGCGACCGAGGATTGCAACAAGCAACCGTGCGAAGATG ACGAGGTGATACCAGTTTCTCCGGAGACCATCAAAGATCTGGCCGACAAAGACGAAGACGAGGACGAATGCGAAGTGTACGAAGACGAAGACTTCGTAACAGTTTCCTCCAGCCTTGCATCCGGC GATGATAAATCGAGTAAGCCAGATGCCACGCTGTCAACAAGCGACATGGACGAT GAAGAAACAACGAGCAAATCGGACGACATGCTCACAAAGAGTAGCATGGACGATGTAATGCTCGGCGACGATGCTGGTTTTACCGTTGCCAGAGGTGACATATCGCCAGGCGAAACCGGAAGTGGTGAAGGAAGCGGCACAGATTTCACTGACATCCTCGCAGGTGCATACACCCCTGAATTTGGGTCTACCTTCGAAGGCAGTGGAACAGAAATTACAACAGACGAGACTGGTGACTTCACCACGGTCTCGGGCGAAACTGAAGTCACTGATGAGACTGCGACTGAAGAAAGCACTGTATCTGGTG CAACTGAAGAAACTGGTGCAACAGGTGCATCGACACCGGAAACCAGCGACGGCACATCGGAAATGCCAGGCACCACCGAATCTTCAGAAACAGATGCAACTCCAGCCTCTGGAGAAACCACAGAACCAGGTCCGACCACTTCTGCATCCGAAACTGGAAGCCCTGTTACAGGAGCAACTG aaGACACCACAGACGATTTACCCAGCGGATTCGAACACGAGCCAAAAGGGGTAACGAGCGAACCTGAGACCACAGAATCAGGTGCCACCGAGGGAACCACAGAATCTGGTCCCACCGAATCGACAGTGTCAACAGAATCCCCTGAGACTACTGAGTCTGGTCCAACAACGGAGTCTGGAGCCACTGAAGCCACCGAAAGCACTGAATCTGGTGCTACAACCGAAAGCACCGAGTCTGCGATGACTGAGACCACTGAATCCGGTCAGACCACTGAATCTGGACAGACTACAGAATCTGGAATGTCTACTGAATCTGGCCAAACAACTGAATCTGGCCAAACAACTGAATCTGGCCAAACAACTGAATCTGGTCAAACAACTGAATCTGGTCAAACAACTGAATCTGGTCAAACAACTGAATCTGGTCAAACAACTGAATCTGGTCAAACAACTGAATCTGGCCAGACTACAGAATCTGGTCAGACTACAGAATCCGGAATGACCACTGAGTCTGGAACGACTGAGACCACTGAGTCTGGTCAAACCACTGAGTCTGGTCAAACCACTGAATCTGGTGAAACTACTGAATCTGGACAGACTACGGAATCCGGAATTACTACTGAGTCCGGAATGACCACCGAGTCTGCTGAGTCGACGACAGAAGAATCTACAGTGTCTGGTGAGACCACAGAGTCCGGAGAAACCACAGAATCCGGTGGTACCACTGAATCTGGTGAAACTACTCCGACTGATGTTACTGAGTCCACCGTTTCCGGTTTGACGCCGTCTACCGAAGATGAGGAAGGTGTTACACCTG TATCCGAACTCTGGACAACATTAATGCCGGACGTGACAACCCGCAAGCAACGTGTCTGCAAAGTGCCCAAGAAGAAAGCTTGCAAGACGAAACCATTCGGTTGCTGTTATGATGGAATCACGGCAGCTAAAGGTCCCTTTGGCCAGGGTTGTCCAACTCCGAAGACGTgtaatgataccaaatatggcTGCTGCCCTGATGGTGTTTCTGCAGCTACTGGGTCAGATAACAGAGGATGCCCTGAGTCGCATTGCTCCGAGACCTTGTTCGGTTGTTGTCCCGATGGAGTCACTGCTTCTGAAGGAAACGATTTCGAGGGCTGCAAGAAGCCTTGCAACCAGACCGA ATTTGGATGTTGTCCTGACAAAGAGACACCAGCAAGCGGCAAAGACAATATGGGATGTTGCAACGTCACCACGTTCGGATGCTGTCCTGATGGAATCAAACCAGCTTCTGGACCAGATGAGGAAG GTTGCAAAGAAGAAGTTATCTCGGTCACTCCTGTCACGGATGTCTATGACGTCTCCACTACCGTGGAAGATTGCGCGAACACCACTTACGGTTGCTGTCCTGACGGCGTCAGTGCTGCAACTGGCAGTAACTTCGAAGGATGCGGCGTTATCAATACTGAAAACTGCACTGCTTCGTACTTCGGATGCTGTCCTGACAGTCGTGCTCCAG CTCTGGGACCGAGTAATTATGGCTGCCGCATGCCATGCGAGAATACCACTTATGGTTGCTGCGAGGACAACACTACCCCCGCTCACGGACCCCAAAGAGAGGGTTGCTGCCTGTCAACGCAGTACAAGTGCTGTCCTGATAATATTTTGCCTGCACGTGGACCAAACTTTTATGGTTGCGGATGTCAGTACACTAGATTTGGTTGTTGCCCGGATAATTCTACTGCAGCACGAGGTCCACAGAATGAAGGGTGCGGCTGCAAATACACACCTAACGGATGTTGCCCTAATCGATTCACACCTGCCACTGGACCGAACTACGAGGGCTGTCAGTGCTATACTTATCAGTTCGGGTGCTGTCCTGATGGCGTCACTATTGCCAAAGGACCTCGCTTACAAG GTTGTGGATGCGAGAACACAGAGCATAAATGTTGTTCCGACGGAAAGACACCAGCGAAGGGACCGAACTTTGCAGGATGCAGTTGCGATGCATCGAAGTATGACTGCTGCCCCGACGGAGTTGAAGAAGCTCAAGGTGAGAACTTCGAGGGCTGTCTCACGGTACCATCGACACCTGGAGCTGCCTGTGTATTGGATAAAGACAGAGGTTCCTGCAGAGACTTCACCGTCAATTGGTACTTCAATACGGAGTACGGTGGTTGCTCGAGATTCTGGTACGGAGGCTGCGATGGTAATGAGAATCGATTCAAGACTCAGGAGGAGTGCAAGGAAGTGTGCGTTCAGCCTAAAGGAAAAG ATGCTTGCTACCTGCCGAAGATCCCAGGACCTTGCGAAGGCTACTTCCCCACGTGGTACTATGATTCTGGCAGGAAACAGTGCGGTCAGTTCGTTTATGGAGGTTGTCTTGGAAATGCGAACAAGTTCAAGTCTAGAGAAGAGTGTGAGGAGCTTTGTGTTGTTCCTACTGACCTGG ATCCCTGCGAGCAACCAAAGGAAGTAGGTCCCTGCCAAGGCAACTTCACCAGATGGTTCTTCAACGCCGACTCTCAAACTTGCGAGACGTACAAATATGGCGGCTGCAAAGGAAACGACAACAATTTCGCAACGGAAATTGCCTGCCATCAGCAATGTCTGCAACCGAAAGGAAGAAAAG ATAGTTGCTTGCTGCCCCGCGCGGAAGGGAACTGCGGTGAGAAGCAACCTCGTTGGTTCTTTGATCAGTCGGAGAACCAGTGCATGCCATTCTATTATACCGGTTGCGgtggaaataaaaataatttcgaatCTAGGGACGCATGCGAGTTCGATTGCCCGCCTAAGACCG AGCAAGACAGCTGTCTTTTGCCTGCGCTATCGGGAGAGTGCCACAACTACACCCAGCGATGGTACTACGACTCTTACGAACAACAATGTAGACAATTTTACTATGGCGGCTGTGGTGGAAACGAGAACAATTTCCAGAGTGAACAGGATTGCCTTAACAGGTGTCAAACTGCACTCACCACCCCCGCACCGCCGAGCGTGGTCGCTGACTTTAGACCAG ATTTCTGCTTCCTTCCTGATGAACATGGACCGTGCTCCGAGGATCATATCAAATGGTTCTATGACAGCAGAGATGGCGTTTGTAAACAATTCAGATTTGGTGGCTGCCAGAGCAATGGGAACAACTTCAACAGCAGGGAGGAGTGCGAGTATCGTTGCGGAGATGTTCAAG ATCCCTGCAGCCTGCCCAGAGTCGTCGGTCCCTGCAACGGCTTCGACAAACAATACTTCTACGATCACCGGACAGATTCATGCTACGAATTCGAGTACAGTGGCTGTCAAGGCAACAAAAATCGCTTCCAGGATCAGGCCTCCTGCGAAAGAAAATGCAAGAGGACGTTTGTCACAAGTCCACCAGTTCATAATATCACTGTCACACCACCTCCTCCCGTTGAGACTGTTACGAAGAGTCCTATCTGCTATGCTCCTATCGATCCTGGCAACTGCGATCAGGATATCACTGCTTATTACTATGATATTCAAAACCAGAGATGTCAAGCGTTCATCTATGGTGGATGCGACGGCAATGCGAATCGATTCCAGACTGAGGAACAGTGCGAACGTCTTTGCGGCAAATTCCATGGACAAG ACATGTGCAACTTGCCACCGGACCGTGGCGAGTGCAGAGGTGCATTCCCGAAATTCTTCTACGATACAGTCAGCCGGATCTGTCGCGAATTCCAGTATGGCGGCTGTGAAGGAAATGCAAACAGATTTAGCTCGATTTCCGAGTGCGAGTCGATTTGTATTCACCACGAGGAGCCTGTGCCAGCTGGAAACGACACGAACGCTTCGAACCTGT CGATCTGTAAAGAACCGGTCGACAGCGGCTCCTGTACTTCCGATTCAATGATCAAACGGTTCTACTTTGACGAGGAATATCAAACCTGTCGTGCGTTCATTTATACCGGATGCGGTGGCAATCGAAACCGATTCAAGACCTTCGAAGCTTGCATTCACACATGCCTGCAGC CCACCAACGAGATCGACGTGGACACCCCAGGATATCGAACGGATCCTTGCGCGGAGGCTCGCGAAGAATGCGAAGCAATTCGATGTCCTTACGGCACCGAGGCGTTCGTGGACGAACAGGATTGCCAGCGATGCAGATGCGTGGATCCTTGCAGGACACAAATTTGTCCTGATGGCAGCAAGTGCGCGATCATATTAGCCGCTACCAAGGATGGCACCGAGTACAAAGGCGTTTGCAGGCCCA cAACGAAGCCAGGAAACTGTCCGAACGTAACGAACAGCACCAGGTGCGAGCAAGAGTGTGTCACGGACGCCGACTGCACGGAAGACAGGAAATGCTGCGATAATGGCTGCGGCACTTCCTGTTTGGAGCCCGCTGTCGAGGAAGTTCCGACTACGCTTCGACCCTGGGTTACCTCTCCACCTGCTGGAGCTGAACCTGCTTCGATTCAGCAACCGGAAGAGCCACGAGTTAGCGCACAAGAAGGCGGTTATGTCACTTTGACTTGCATTGCGAGAGGAAACCCGAGACCGAGCATTACGTGGAGGAAGGACACGTCATTG ATCGCAACGTCGGAGAACAGGCGTCGCATACTGCACGACGGCTCTCTACAAATCATAAATCTATACAAATACGATGGCGGAACTTATATTTGCATAGCTGACAACGGCTTGGGACCGCCGGTAAGACTggaataccaattggtagtcaCAG AGCCTCGAGAAATGACCGCATCCATACTAGGGGAGCCGAACACGGTGGTGACGATCACGATGAACTCGCCTATATCACTTCATTGCTACGCGATAGGTTGGCCCAGGCCTTTTGTCACTTGGTGGCGAGGCCACGACATAGTGCCCTTGACCTCGGACGTCTATGAACAGGACTCTGACTCCACTCTCATAATCCGATCAGTGACCTTGCCCACTCTAGGTGTATACACTTGCCAAGCCTTCAACGCTATTGGCCGGGCTGCGTCCTGGTCAGTGACCTTGCAGGCTATTGGCCCggtgtataatgtcaaacctgAGTACGAACAGTATACCAGATACCTAGTCGAACCTCCTAGCAAACCTCAGTATCCGTATAGACCCAACAGAAATGAGACCGTGACTTATCAGACCTATGCTCCTGTATATCCCACTAGACAAACCCATATTCCTACTGTCAGTCCTATAGGGGTATTGACCACACAGCCGGCTACTGCTTCGAGATATATAG TTCCTGTCAACGTTAGCATATCCATAGGACAAAATCAGTTCCCCGAAGAAAGCGACATAAACATCGTCTGCAACGTTGATGGTTATCCAATTCCGAGAGTATCTTGGTACAAGGATGATGAGCTGATTCATCCTAATGAACGAGTACAGATCAACG AACTGAACAAACTCGTGATTAACAATGCGAACAAAGAGGACTCGGGAAGATACCGTTGCGAGGCTACCAACGAGTATTCCTCAGCCTCTGAGAGCGTGGATATACAAGTTGCCG GAATTTTCATCCACCCGAACTGCCAGGACAACGCGTTCTTCGCGAACTGCAGACTAATAGTGAAGGCGAAGTACTGCACGCACAAGTACTACGCGAAGTTCTGCTGTCGATCCTGCACAGAGGCTGGCCAACTGCCATCGAGAGGGTCTCACCTGAACAACTCGTTGAGGAGGCGAAGGGACGTCCTGAAGTCGCTGGTCTAG